The proteins below are encoded in one region of Scophthalmus maximus strain ysfricsl-2021 chromosome 4, ASM2237912v1, whole genome shotgun sequence:
- the mctp2b gene encoding multiple C2 and transmembrane domain-containing protein 2 isoform X2 has translation MDSKKPGILQHLRKKLPHLRRDKTSPNKQVARLKHAVDHRMSSSVPDMRDMRQEYASISSSSQLRQYNTPSYSSPSTPLVKLSGSQKGGGSGLSMGLGSEGVGRSEHQVSVPADCTDWASSQESFNSLCEEEKNSPDSNYRPARGMEPEELGLPEMMTVYSPHFPTVGDSQDSSQYDNHDFTGHVAKEGDDQNCEMGNESPSVSESIRDPPRSFLLTINLKEGRNLVVRDRCGTSDPYVKFKFDGRTFYKSKVVYKNLNPTWNESFSLPVKDLNQKLYIKVYDRDLTTDDFMGSASVVLSELEFDKVNEMSLPLNDPNSLEEDMGTVLVDMSLSIRDGDSKRGQSGASPQSVRLSESLAKGQLWTSVVSVTLVEGQELPVEAQAGQLFVRFRLGEQRYKSKNQCKVANPQWRERFTLNQFVDSPEILEVELWSKEGRRNEECVGTCGVNLSIVPFNQRQLFTQALEQGRGRLVFLITLITCSGVSISDLCAAPLDEPHEQQNQLDNYSLKRSLTNLRDVGLLQVKVIKAADLLAADLNGKSDPFCVLELGNDRLQTHTIYKSLHPEWNKVFTFPVKDIHDVLVVTIFDEDGDKAPDFLGKVAIPLLSIRRGHQIAIPLKKEDLGGLSKGSITLELDVIFNPVRASLRTFQPRERIFVEDNPKFSKKALARNVLRVQTLYRAIMSTMQYIKSCFQWESVQRSLLAFLVFVVTVWYWEFYMLPFFLVLLILRNYLWVRSGQVSQDLDNMDLGDEDEDDEKESERRGLMEKIHMVQDTIITLQNLLDEMACFGERIKNTFNWSVPFLSGLAFLVCVTATVLTYYFPVRYIVLIWGINKFTKKLRNPYSIDNNEVLDFLTRVPSDVQKVQYSEMRVSRKKKIQ, from the exons ATGGATTCCAAGAAGCCAGGCATTCTGCAGCATCTTCGCAAGAAGCTGCCACATCTTCGGCGAGACAAGACAAGCCCGAACAAGCAGGTTGCCCGCCTCAAACATGCCGTTGACCACCGGATGAGCTCCTCCGTTCCCGACATGAGGGACATGAGGCAGGAGTACGCCTCCATTTCCTCCAGCTCGCAGCTCCGCCAATACAACACACCCAGCTACAGCAGCCCCTCCACGCCGCTCGTCAAGCTTTCTGGGAGCCAGAAAGGAGGTGGGAGTGGCCTGAGCATGGGACTAGGTAGCGAAGGAGTTGGGAGGAGTGAACACCAAGTGAGCGTGCCTGCAGACTGCACAGACTGGGCTTCCTCCCAGGAGTCATTCAACAGTCtctgtgaggaggagaaaaactcgCCGGACTCAAACTACAGACCCGCCAGGGGCATGGAGCCTGAGGAGCTGGGCCTGCCGGAGATGATGACTGTCTACAGCCCACACTTCCCCACTGTAGGGGACTCACAGGACAGCTCACAG TATGATAATCATGATTTCACTGGTCACGTGGCAAAGGAAGGGGACGACCAAAAT TGTGAGATGGGCAACGAGAGTCCGAGTGTGTCGGAGAGCATCAGAGATCCTCCAAGGTCCTTCCTGCTCACCATCAACCTGAAGGAAGGACGCAACCTGGTCGTCAGGGACCGCTGTG GTACCAGTGACCCTTACGTGAAATTCAAATTCGATGGGAGAACGTTCTACAAAAGCAAAGTGGTTTATAAAAACCTCAACCCCACATGGAACGAGTCCTTCTCTCTACCTGTGAAGGATCTGAATCAGAAACTGTACATCAAG GTATACGACCGTGACCTGACAACAGATGACTTCATGGGCTCTGCCAGTGTCGTCCTGAGTGAGCTGGAATTTGACAA agtcAATGAGATGTCGTTGCCCTTGAATGACCCAAAcagcctggaggaggacatGGGCACCGTGCTGGTGGACATGAGTCTGTCCATCAGAGATGGAGACAGTAAAAGAGGCCAA tcGGGAGCTTCCCCTCAGAGCGTCCGTCTGTCAGAGTCGCTGGCGAAGGGTCAGTTGTGGACTTCTGTTGTGTCAGTGACTCTGGTCGAGGGCCAGGAGCTGCCGGTGGAGGCTCAGGCAGGGCAGCTCTTTGTTCGCTTCAGACTGGGAGAGCAGAGATACAAAAGCAAG AATCAGTGTAAAGTGGCCAATCCGCAGTGGAGAGAGAGGTTCACCTTAAACCAGTTCGTGGACAGTCCAGAAATCCTCGAGGTGGAGCTCTGGTCCAAGGAGGGACGAAGGAACGAGGAGTGCGTGGGAAC GTGTGGGGTGAACCTATCCATCGTCCCCTTCAATCAGAGGCAGCTGTTCACACAGGCGCTGGAACAGGGCAGAGGGCGCTTGGTTTTCCTGATCACGCTGATCACATGCAGCGGCGTCTCAATCTCGGATCTCTGCGCCGCGCCGCTTGATGAACCTCATGAACAACAGAACCAGCTGGACAACTAT AGTTTAAAAAGGTCCCTGACAAACCTCCGTGATGTTGGTTTGCTTCAAGTCAAAGTTATCAAGGCTGCAGATCTGCTGGCGGCTGATTTAAACG GAAAGAGTGACCCCTTCTGTGTGTTGGAGCTGGGGAATGACAGACTTCAGACCCACACCATCTATAAGAGCCTCCACCCAGAGTGGAACAAAGTCTTCACATT CCCTGTCAAAGACATTCATGATGTTCTGGTGGTGACCATCTTTGATGAGGACGGAGACAAGGCGCCAGACTTCCTGGGAAAAGTTGCCATCCCCCTGCTCTCG ATCCGCAGGGGACATCAGATCGCCATCCCACTGAAGAAAGAGGACTTAGGTGGCCTGTCGAAAGGCAGCATCACTCTGGAGCTGGATGTTATTTTTAACCCT gTCAGAGCAAGTTTAAGAACTTTCCAACCCAGAGAGAGAATATTTGTGGAAGACAATCCCAAATTTTCCAAAAAG GCTCTGGCGAGGAACGTGCTGCGCGTTCAGACACTGTACAGGGCGATCATGTCGACTATGCAGTACATCAAAAGCTGCTTCCAGTGGGAGAGTGTTCAGAGGAGCCTGCTAGCCTTCCTG GTCTTTGTTGTGACAGTGTGGTACTGGGAGTTCTACATGCTGCCCTTCTTCCTGGTGCTGCTCATCCTGAGGAACTACCTCTGGGTCCGCTCGGGTCAAGTCAGCCAGGACCTG gacAACATGGATTTgggggatgaggatgaggacgatgagAAG gagtcagagaggagaggactgaTGGAGAAAATCCACATGGTTCAAGACACTATCATCACGCTTCAAAACCTACTGGACGAGATGGCTTGTTTCGGAGAGAGGATAAAAAA CACGTTCAACTGGTCTGTGCCGTTCCTGTCGGGCCTGGCCTTCCTGGTCTGTGTCACTGCAACAGTCCTCACTTACTACTTCCCTGTGCGCTACATCGTTTTAATATGGG GCATCAATAAATTCACCAAGAAACTACGGAACCCGTACAGCATCGACAACAATGAGGTGCTTGATTTCCTGACGAGGGTGCCTTCAGATGTGCAGAAG GTTCAGTACAGTGAGATGAGGgtcagcaggaagaagaaaatccaGTAA
- the mctp2b gene encoding multiple C2 and transmembrane domain-containing protein 2 isoform X3 translates to MTARNVCLNCTPRLIDSRDTKDSRVSGTSDPYVKFKFDGRTFYKSKVVYKNLNPTWNESFSLPVKDLNQKLYIKVYDRDLTTDDFMGSASVVLSELEFDKVNEMSLPLNDPNSLEEDMGTVLVDMSLSIRDGDSKRGQRWPQLRKRSSRSGASPQSVRLSESLAKGQLWTSVVSVTLVEGQELPVEAQAGQLFVRFRLGEQRYKSKNQCKVANPQWRERFTLNQFVDSPEILEVELWSKEGRRNEECVGTCGVNLSIVPFNQRQLFTQALEQGRGRLVFLITLITCSGVSISDLCAAPLDEPHEQQNQLDNYSLKRSLTNLRDVGLLQVKVIKAADLLAADLNGKSDPFCVLELGNDRLQTHTIYKSLHPEWNKVFTFPVKDIHDVLVVTIFDEDGDKAPDFLGKVAIPLLSIRRGHQIAIPLKKEDLGGLSKGSITLELDVIFNPVRASLRTFQPRERIFVEDNPKFSKKALARNVLRVQTLYRAIMSTMQYIKSCFQWESVQRSLLAFLVFVVTVWYWEFYMLPFFLVLLILRNYLWVRSGQVSQDLDNMDLGDEDEDDEKESERRGLMEKIHMVQDTIITLQNLLDEMACFGERIKNTFNWSVPFLSGLAFLVCVTATVLTYYFPVRYIVLIWGINKFTKKLRNPYSIDNNEVLDFLTRVPSDVQKVQYSEMRVSRKKKIQ, encoded by the exons ATGACAGCCAGGAACGTCTGCTTGAATTGTACACCCCGTCTTATCGACTCCAGGGACACTAAAGACAGCCGAGTGTCAG GTACCAGTGACCCTTACGTGAAATTCAAATTCGATGGGAGAACGTTCTACAAAAGCAAAGTGGTTTATAAAAACCTCAACCCCACATGGAACGAGTCCTTCTCTCTACCTGTGAAGGATCTGAATCAGAAACTGTACATCAAG GTATACGACCGTGACCTGACAACAGATGACTTCATGGGCTCTGCCAGTGTCGTCCTGAGTGAGCTGGAATTTGACAA agtcAATGAGATGTCGTTGCCCTTGAATGACCCAAAcagcctggaggaggacatGGGCACCGTGCTGGTGGACATGAGTCTGTCCATCAGAGATGGAGACAGTAAAAGAGGCCAA CGGTGGCCCCAATTACGAAAACGAAGTAGTAGG tcGGGAGCTTCCCCTCAGAGCGTCCGTCTGTCAGAGTCGCTGGCGAAGGGTCAGTTGTGGACTTCTGTTGTGTCAGTGACTCTGGTCGAGGGCCAGGAGCTGCCGGTGGAGGCTCAGGCAGGGCAGCTCTTTGTTCGCTTCAGACTGGGAGAGCAGAGATACAAAAGCAAG AATCAGTGTAAAGTGGCCAATCCGCAGTGGAGAGAGAGGTTCACCTTAAACCAGTTCGTGGACAGTCCAGAAATCCTCGAGGTGGAGCTCTGGTCCAAGGAGGGACGAAGGAACGAGGAGTGCGTGGGAAC GTGTGGGGTGAACCTATCCATCGTCCCCTTCAATCAGAGGCAGCTGTTCACACAGGCGCTGGAACAGGGCAGAGGGCGCTTGGTTTTCCTGATCACGCTGATCACATGCAGCGGCGTCTCAATCTCGGATCTCTGCGCCGCGCCGCTTGATGAACCTCATGAACAACAGAACCAGCTGGACAACTAT AGTTTAAAAAGGTCCCTGACAAACCTCCGTGATGTTGGTTTGCTTCAAGTCAAAGTTATCAAGGCTGCAGATCTGCTGGCGGCTGATTTAAACG GAAAGAGTGACCCCTTCTGTGTGTTGGAGCTGGGGAATGACAGACTTCAGACCCACACCATCTATAAGAGCCTCCACCCAGAGTGGAACAAAGTCTTCACATT CCCTGTCAAAGACATTCATGATGTTCTGGTGGTGACCATCTTTGATGAGGACGGAGACAAGGCGCCAGACTTCCTGGGAAAAGTTGCCATCCCCCTGCTCTCG ATCCGCAGGGGACATCAGATCGCCATCCCACTGAAGAAAGAGGACTTAGGTGGCCTGTCGAAAGGCAGCATCACTCTGGAGCTGGATGTTATTTTTAACCCT gTCAGAGCAAGTTTAAGAACTTTCCAACCCAGAGAGAGAATATTTGTGGAAGACAATCCCAAATTTTCCAAAAAG GCTCTGGCGAGGAACGTGCTGCGCGTTCAGACACTGTACAGGGCGATCATGTCGACTATGCAGTACATCAAAAGCTGCTTCCAGTGGGAGAGTGTTCAGAGGAGCCTGCTAGCCTTCCTG GTCTTTGTTGTGACAGTGTGGTACTGGGAGTTCTACATGCTGCCCTTCTTCCTGGTGCTGCTCATCCTGAGGAACTACCTCTGGGTCCGCTCGGGTCAAGTCAGCCAGGACCTG gacAACATGGATTTgggggatgaggatgaggacgatgagAAG gagtcagagaggagaggactgaTGGAGAAAATCCACATGGTTCAAGACACTATCATCACGCTTCAAAACCTACTGGACGAGATGGCTTGTTTCGGAGAGAGGATAAAAAA CACGTTCAACTGGTCTGTGCCGTTCCTGTCGGGCCTGGCCTTCCTGGTCTGTGTCACTGCAACAGTCCTCACTTACTACTTCCCTGTGCGCTACATCGTTTTAATATGGG GCATCAATAAATTCACCAAGAAACTACGGAACCCGTACAGCATCGACAACAATGAGGTGCTTGATTTCCTGACGAGGGTGCCTTCAGATGTGCAGAAG GTTCAGTACAGTGAGATGAGGgtcagcaggaagaagaaaatccaGTAA
- the mctp2b gene encoding multiple C2 and transmembrane domain-containing protein 2 isoform X1 produces MDSKKPGILQHLRKKLPHLRRDKTSPNKQVARLKHAVDHRMSSSVPDMRDMRQEYASISSSSQLRQYNTPSYSSPSTPLVKLSGSQKGGGSGLSMGLGSEGVGRSEHQVSVPADCTDWASSQESFNSLCEEEKNSPDSNYRPARGMEPEELGLPEMMTVYSPHFPTVGDSQDSSQYDNHDFTGHVAKEGDDQNCEMGNESPSVSESIRDPPRSFLLTINLKEGRNLVVRDRCGTSDPYVKFKFDGRTFYKSKVVYKNLNPTWNESFSLPVKDLNQKLYIKVYDRDLTTDDFMGSASVVLSELEFDKVNEMSLPLNDPNSLEEDMGTVLVDMSLSIRDGDSKRGQRWPQLRKRSSRSGASPQSVRLSESLAKGQLWTSVVSVTLVEGQELPVEAQAGQLFVRFRLGEQRYKSKNQCKVANPQWRERFTLNQFVDSPEILEVELWSKEGRRNEECVGTCGVNLSIVPFNQRQLFTQALEQGRGRLVFLITLITCSGVSISDLCAAPLDEPHEQQNQLDNYSLKRSLTNLRDVGLLQVKVIKAADLLAADLNGKSDPFCVLELGNDRLQTHTIYKSLHPEWNKVFTFPVKDIHDVLVVTIFDEDGDKAPDFLGKVAIPLLSIRRGHQIAIPLKKEDLGGLSKGSITLELDVIFNPVRASLRTFQPRERIFVEDNPKFSKKALARNVLRVQTLYRAIMSTMQYIKSCFQWESVQRSLLAFLVFVVTVWYWEFYMLPFFLVLLILRNYLWVRSGQVSQDLDNMDLGDEDEDDEKESERRGLMEKIHMVQDTIITLQNLLDEMACFGERIKNTFNWSVPFLSGLAFLVCVTATVLTYYFPVRYIVLIWGINKFTKKLRNPYSIDNNEVLDFLTRVPSDVQKVQYSEMRVSRKKKIQ; encoded by the exons ATGGATTCCAAGAAGCCAGGCATTCTGCAGCATCTTCGCAAGAAGCTGCCACATCTTCGGCGAGACAAGACAAGCCCGAACAAGCAGGTTGCCCGCCTCAAACATGCCGTTGACCACCGGATGAGCTCCTCCGTTCCCGACATGAGGGACATGAGGCAGGAGTACGCCTCCATTTCCTCCAGCTCGCAGCTCCGCCAATACAACACACCCAGCTACAGCAGCCCCTCCACGCCGCTCGTCAAGCTTTCTGGGAGCCAGAAAGGAGGTGGGAGTGGCCTGAGCATGGGACTAGGTAGCGAAGGAGTTGGGAGGAGTGAACACCAAGTGAGCGTGCCTGCAGACTGCACAGACTGGGCTTCCTCCCAGGAGTCATTCAACAGTCtctgtgaggaggagaaaaactcgCCGGACTCAAACTACAGACCCGCCAGGGGCATGGAGCCTGAGGAGCTGGGCCTGCCGGAGATGATGACTGTCTACAGCCCACACTTCCCCACTGTAGGGGACTCACAGGACAGCTCACAG TATGATAATCATGATTTCACTGGTCACGTGGCAAAGGAAGGGGACGACCAAAAT TGTGAGATGGGCAACGAGAGTCCGAGTGTGTCGGAGAGCATCAGAGATCCTCCAAGGTCCTTCCTGCTCACCATCAACCTGAAGGAAGGACGCAACCTGGTCGTCAGGGACCGCTGTG GTACCAGTGACCCTTACGTGAAATTCAAATTCGATGGGAGAACGTTCTACAAAAGCAAAGTGGTTTATAAAAACCTCAACCCCACATGGAACGAGTCCTTCTCTCTACCTGTGAAGGATCTGAATCAGAAACTGTACATCAAG GTATACGACCGTGACCTGACAACAGATGACTTCATGGGCTCTGCCAGTGTCGTCCTGAGTGAGCTGGAATTTGACAA agtcAATGAGATGTCGTTGCCCTTGAATGACCCAAAcagcctggaggaggacatGGGCACCGTGCTGGTGGACATGAGTCTGTCCATCAGAGATGGAGACAGTAAAAGAGGCCAA CGGTGGCCCCAATTACGAAAACGAAGTAGTAGG tcGGGAGCTTCCCCTCAGAGCGTCCGTCTGTCAGAGTCGCTGGCGAAGGGTCAGTTGTGGACTTCTGTTGTGTCAGTGACTCTGGTCGAGGGCCAGGAGCTGCCGGTGGAGGCTCAGGCAGGGCAGCTCTTTGTTCGCTTCAGACTGGGAGAGCAGAGATACAAAAGCAAG AATCAGTGTAAAGTGGCCAATCCGCAGTGGAGAGAGAGGTTCACCTTAAACCAGTTCGTGGACAGTCCAGAAATCCTCGAGGTGGAGCTCTGGTCCAAGGAGGGACGAAGGAACGAGGAGTGCGTGGGAAC GTGTGGGGTGAACCTATCCATCGTCCCCTTCAATCAGAGGCAGCTGTTCACACAGGCGCTGGAACAGGGCAGAGGGCGCTTGGTTTTCCTGATCACGCTGATCACATGCAGCGGCGTCTCAATCTCGGATCTCTGCGCCGCGCCGCTTGATGAACCTCATGAACAACAGAACCAGCTGGACAACTAT AGTTTAAAAAGGTCCCTGACAAACCTCCGTGATGTTGGTTTGCTTCAAGTCAAAGTTATCAAGGCTGCAGATCTGCTGGCGGCTGATTTAAACG GAAAGAGTGACCCCTTCTGTGTGTTGGAGCTGGGGAATGACAGACTTCAGACCCACACCATCTATAAGAGCCTCCACCCAGAGTGGAACAAAGTCTTCACATT CCCTGTCAAAGACATTCATGATGTTCTGGTGGTGACCATCTTTGATGAGGACGGAGACAAGGCGCCAGACTTCCTGGGAAAAGTTGCCATCCCCCTGCTCTCG ATCCGCAGGGGACATCAGATCGCCATCCCACTGAAGAAAGAGGACTTAGGTGGCCTGTCGAAAGGCAGCATCACTCTGGAGCTGGATGTTATTTTTAACCCT gTCAGAGCAAGTTTAAGAACTTTCCAACCCAGAGAGAGAATATTTGTGGAAGACAATCCCAAATTTTCCAAAAAG GCTCTGGCGAGGAACGTGCTGCGCGTTCAGACACTGTACAGGGCGATCATGTCGACTATGCAGTACATCAAAAGCTGCTTCCAGTGGGAGAGTGTTCAGAGGAGCCTGCTAGCCTTCCTG GTCTTTGTTGTGACAGTGTGGTACTGGGAGTTCTACATGCTGCCCTTCTTCCTGGTGCTGCTCATCCTGAGGAACTACCTCTGGGTCCGCTCGGGTCAAGTCAGCCAGGACCTG gacAACATGGATTTgggggatgaggatgaggacgatgagAAG gagtcagagaggagaggactgaTGGAGAAAATCCACATGGTTCAAGACACTATCATCACGCTTCAAAACCTACTGGACGAGATGGCTTGTTTCGGAGAGAGGATAAAAAA CACGTTCAACTGGTCTGTGCCGTTCCTGTCGGGCCTGGCCTTCCTGGTCTGTGTCACTGCAACAGTCCTCACTTACTACTTCCCTGTGCGCTACATCGTTTTAATATGGG GCATCAATAAATTCACCAAGAAACTACGGAACCCGTACAGCATCGACAACAATGAGGTGCTTGATTTCCTGACGAGGGTGCCTTCAGATGTGCAGAAG GTTCAGTACAGTGAGATGAGGgtcagcaggaagaagaaaatccaGTAA